The nucleotide sequence AAGCCACTTGGTTCATCCGAATTTCGTAGCGGACAATCCGACCCTGTTGATCCGTTAAGGTTCCGGGTAAGGCCAGATCCGCTTTTGTGGGTTGAAATTCATCGGACAAGACTTCATCCACTTTGCTTTGGCGATAGAGGATTTTTAGGGGTTTTCCCAGGCCTGGGGGTAAGGGGGCCGCAGCATTCCAGGGTAAAGGTTCACGGCCATCGGGCAAATAGACTTCACTGGTTTCTTTCCAGGTTTCCCAAACACGCGGGGCCACGGCATTGATGTTTACGGTTTGATCCGGAACACCTCGGACTCCAGATTTAGCTGGCCAATTCAAGGCGATAAATTCCTGCCAAGCAAAGAGATCCGCCGCCCGTTGCACCACATTCAAATTTTTCTGTTGTAAATTACCCTCGAGATCCTGGGGAAGCTGCCAAGAAATTTCCGGGGATTTCAGCGGGGCCTGGCAAACGGTGGGCAACGAAATTGAACGGGGGGCCATAGCGCGACTGGGAATCAGAGAACTCCCCAAGACAATTACCGCACTGACCATAATGACCGTAAACACCAGGCTGGGGAGGGTGAGCCATGCCTTCACTCGCTGCAACGTGATTCCCTTCATTTATCTAAGATTGTCCTAACCCAGTCAGATGTGTTGATTTGCCAGTGACATGAGTCAGGAGCGTTGATGAAAACCGATAACCTATTTTAGGCGATTTTTCTATTTCAGACTCGTTTGATTACGGAATTGATACCTGATCTGCCCGAAAACTGTGATTTTGAGTCCAGTGTGCCTGTGGTTCAGGAATTCGGAATATCGGAAATTCTTGCCCCGGCTGCATCACTACACTAGAACAGTGGGTTTGGGGAGAGACTATGGGGTTAAAAATGGTTAATCGCACCTATGAACGGTTGATGGCCATCTTGGCTAGTGGGAATTTACTATTGGTCTTATTCAATCTCAGCTATGTTCCCTGGCGAGATTTTTGGTTACAGGGGCGTGTTTCCATTCCCTTAGTGAATCGGGTGCTATACATTCCCATGCCCTTAGACATCACCAAACTCTACGACCCGATTAAAGGCATTGAACCCCACCGCGACACCCAGGCCTATCTGGAACTAGTGAATCAATTAGAAGCCAGCATTGAGGGGCTTGGTTATGGTAGCTCAGAAACCCAGAACATCTTAGCCGACCTCCGCGCTCGCAGTGTTGAAATGGTAGAGACCAATCCCTTTGCCATTGCCAATAAGTCCGGGAGTTTGGAGCGGATTAAAAACCAAATGCGGCTTCGGGTCTTCAGCACCAAACGCAATGTTTCCTCCAAAGAAGCCTTTGAACAGTTTTGGAGTGACCGCTACATCAACCCCGTCACCGGAGCCACTAACCTGGCCTGGTTTAATAGCACCATTCGCCCCTTGATTGCTGCCAATTATTACCGAGGCATAGGAGAAGACGGGGAATATATTGATAACTTTGGGGCCTTAGATATTCCCTTTGCGCTGATCTTTTTCCTCGAGTTTTTGGCCCGCACCTTTTGGATGAGTCGTCACCAGGCCGGGTTGCGCTGGTTCGATGCCATGATTATCCGCTGGTATGATGGGCTGCTCTTTTTTCCCTTTTGGTGGATTGCCCCAAGTTGGGCCTGGTTACGGATTATTCCGGTGGAAATTCGCCTCGATCAAGCTCAAATTATCAGCCTACAACGGATTCGGAAACAAGCCTCTCAAGGGATCGTTGCCACCATTGCAGATGATGTGACGGAAGTTGTGGTGATCCAAGTCCTCTCCCAAATGCAGGCAGCCATTCGCCGGGGCCAGTTCATGCGCTTTTTACCCAGTCAGGGGGCACAATCCGGCCAGCAACACCCCCACTCTGGCAACGAGATTGATGAGCTTGGCGAAATGGCCGCCCTAGTCTTGCAAGTTACCCTCAAAACAGTCCTCCCCCAACTGCGCCCAGAATTAGAGGCCCTGATTCGCTACAACGTGGATCAAGCCCTCCGCCAGGCCCCGCCCTATCGCCAATTGGCCACTTTTCCAGGGTTAGAAGCCATTCCCCAACAGTGGTCAGCCCAACTGGCTACCGAAATTACCAATCGGGTTTATCAAGTCCTCACCCGGCTGGAATCCGCAGACAAGACCGCTGCCCTCCTCACCAGTCAACTTGTCCAGAAATTTGGCACGACCCTCAGCTATGAATTGCAACAACAACAGGTCGGCCAGGCCCTGCGTGAACTTTTAATCGATTGGTTAGAGGATGTGAAAGCCAGTTTTATGGCCCAAAAACGTCAAGCTCGCCTGCCGGAATCCAACGCCCCCTAACAACAGGCCTGGCTGAGTTTGTAATCTCGTAAATGCTTGAGTTGACTTGGCGGCCCTTGCTCAATGACTTGGCCTCGCTCCATCACAACTGCCCCATCAGCGGCCACTAATTCTTCTAAACGGTGGGTAACCCAAAGAGCCGTCATCCCCCGTTGCTTCACCAATTCCCGGACATTGGCTAATAATTCTTGCTGACTGTCGGGATCCAATAGGGCTGTGGGTTCATCCAATAGTAAAACCTCGCAATGTCTCGCAATCGCCCCCGCAATCGCCACCCGTTGTTTTTGGCCCCCACTGAGGGCATAGATGGGTCGGCGGGCCAGGCCAGAGAGGTTCACCGTTGCCAATGCATCTTGAACTCGTAAGCGGACTTCTGCTGAGGTTAAGCCCTGATTGGTCAGACTAAAGGCAATATCCGCCCCCACAGTCGGCATCACCAATTGCTGATCTGGATTTTGAAACACAAACCCAACTGGCTGATGAATGTGAACATATCCCGTTTGGGGTAACAATAGCCCCGCCAAGAGCTTCATCAAGGTTGACTTCCCACTGCCATTGCGCCCCAAGAGCATCCAAAACTCTCCCGCCGGAATTTGTAGATAACAGTGATTCAACAGCAGGGCCTGGGATGACCAACCAAAACTTACATCCTGGACATCAATGGCATTGGGCATGGCAGCAGTGTATCGCAAGGAGCGGAAACTGGGGCATTGGGTTGGGCGGGGATTCCTAAGACTGCTCCAAAAGTTGGGCAAAAAATCCGGGGCCCCGCCCTGAGGATCCGGCTGCACCTTTTTGAGACAGTTGAATCCCGACAATTTCTGAACTCAGCACCGCGACTTTCTTTTCCGTTTGTTTTTCGCAGGTGAGTTCAATCATGTGGGCGGGAGTCTGGGCCACCGCAGCTAAGAGTTCACGATAGAGGGCCTGGGCGGCTGATTCTTCTTTACGCTCCACGGACAAGGGGATGGGGGTTGTTTTCAAAACAAGATCAATCGTGAACATGGGTACTCAGATAAGGAACGATGAAGTTGTGCTATCTCCACTGTAGAGTTTTCGGCTTCATTAGGGGAGAGGATTGAGCGATAGACTGAAATTAAAACTATTTTTTGACACCCCTCCAGTATTGTTGTTGTTGAGTCAGACCCATGGCCACTACCTTACCGCTTTCTCTGTCACAATCTCAGCCAAGCCAAGCCAGGGAGACAAGCCTGCACCAACCTCTACGCCCCACTATTAAAGCCTTGCAGCCAGAATTGGTAGTCTGGAGACGCTACCTGCATCAACGTCCTGAACTGGCGTTTAAGGAACAACTGACAGCCAGCTTTGTAGCCGAGAAACTGCGGGAATGGGGGATTCCACATCAAACCGGAATTGCCGAAACTGGAATTGTTGCGATCCTAGAAGGTTCCCGGCCTGGCCCAGTCTTAGGGATTCGGGCGGATATGGATGCTCTACCAATTCAGGAAGAAAATCAAGTTCCCTATCGCTCTAGCCATGATGGGGTGATGCACGCCTGCGGTCATGATGGCCACACAACCATTGCCCTCGGCACTGCCCGTTACTTATCCCAACATCCCGATTTTGCCGGAACTGTGAAGATTATTTTCCAACCCGCTGAAGAGGGGCCTGGCGGGGCGAAACCGATGATCCAGGCCGGGGTTCTCGAAAATCCTCATGTTGATGCGATTATTGGCCTCCATGTCTGGAATGTTTTGCCTGTGGGCACTGTCGGGGTACGGAGTGGGCCTTTCATGGCGGCGGCTGAGTTTTTCCATTGTCAAATATTCGGCAAAGGCGGGCATGGCGCGATTCCCCAACAAACCATTGACGCGGTGCTGGTGGCCTCCCAAATTGTTACTACCCTGCAAACCATTGTGGCGCGCAATATCAACCCCCTGGATACCGCTGTGATTTCTGTCGGATCCTTTCATGCGGGGACGGCCAAAAATATTATTGCCGATACGGCTTCCCTAAGTGGGACAGTGCGCTATTTCAATCCTGAATTGGCGGATAAATTACCCCAACGGATTGAGGAAATTATTGCCGGGGTTTGCGCTTGTCACGGGGCGAAATACGAATTGAATTATCAACGGATGTATCCAGCAACAATTAACGATCCAACGATGGCCGAATTAGTCCGCTCTGTGGCTACAACAGTGATTGAAACCGAATTGGGAGTTGTGCCTGAATGTCAAACCATGGCTGCTGAGGATATGTCATTTTTCTTACAGCAAGTGCCTGGTTGCTATTTCTTTTTAGGTTCAGCGAATTCGGAATTAGGGTTAGATTTTCCCCATCATCACCCCCGCTTTGATTTTGATGAAACGGTTCTGGGCCTGGGAGTAGAAATTTTTGTCCGTTGTGTGGAAAGGTTTTTTGCCCAGGCCAAGGGCCCCTAACCCCTTCACTCTAGTTTGCTGCTTAATTCAAGGGGGCAAAAACTGATGGCTAAACAGGCCTTGTCCCTTGAAAAAGTTGAGCCTGCATCTTCAGGTTCTCATGAGTTCACCCCGCGTTGCAGTTACAAACAACATCCCATTTTTCAGCCGCTGGTGTGGAATTATTAGGATGATTGCCGCAAGGGGTGTTGAGTTGGCACTTTGATGATGATGGAGTTGATCAACGCTATATTCCTTGCTGTTGAGTGGGTATTGCCAAGATGGGGGCTTCCACCTGATTGTGACTGTCCTGAATTGGGAAATCTTGGTGGATGCGATGGATGATTCTGCGCTTTACCCGTAGTTAACGCTTTGGGGCTCTGGCTATGTCGTGAATTTCATCAAACTGACCCAGGGACAGCTACCTGGATGTTATTCAATCGCACTTTCCACACATCCTATTAAGGAGTCATTAAGCAGGTGTAAGCCCAACAACATCCCAGTCCCCGGTTATCCCCAGAGTTTTCCACAGGTTTTTATGGTTTGTGAGATGGATTTAATGAATAGAATCTGGAAGAGTTACTCACTCATCTAGATCTGAATTATGGTGTCGTTTATCGGTCTAAACAACGCTATTATGACCTATTTTCTGATGCTGGAATTAGTTGGAAGAAATCCCAGAAGCGAAGTCCAAAAACCAATCTTGAACTCGTTAAAGAAAACACTAGAAATTCAAGAGTTTATTGGAGTGCATGAGCCTGAAATTAAGTCCGATCAATTGATTGTTCTGTTTCTAGATGTTGGTGTAGCCTTCCAGAAGAACAGTATGATTTCTACCGGAGAGCTAGAGCAATCCTGCTGGAATTTAGAACATGGGGTATTGATTTTGCTAGAGTTACAGCCTTGAATCGTTCTTGACTCAGGTAGGATTGCTATGTTGCCTTGAGGGAGATTGGGACGAATCCTAGGCTAGCAATCCGATACTTGCAATGTTGGTTGGTTAAAATAATTTCGCCTTGCCTCCAGGCCGGGTCAGTTTAGTGCGCCCTGATGAAAGGGGCTAAGGCTTCAGGGCATATTTCAGGACTAGGGGGGGAATTTGGGAATCCTAATGTTAAAATACGCCTACACACTGCGACAACAAACTGAGGATAATAAAACGACTATGGAAGCGATGATGCTCTTGGCTAAACTCCCAGAAGCCTACTCCATCTTTGATCCCCTTGTAGATGTTTTACCCGTTATTCCCGTCTTATTCTTAGCTTTGGCCTTTGTGTGGCAAGCGGCTGTGGGTTTTCGTTAACGATAGTCTGATCAAATTCTCAACAGTGGTTTAACTGAGTCGGCTGTGACGGGTGATCAGATTTACGCTATGCAGTAAGTCTCAGGCCTGGTGAGGGTCGGCTTAGTTGGTTTTGACCTGAAGGCTTCCTGAACCTGTCCTAG is from Synechococcus sp. PCC 6312 and encodes:
- a CDS encoding photosystem II reaction center protein K; amino-acid sequence: MEAMMLLAKLPEAYSIFDPLVDVLPVIPVLFLALAFVWQAAVGFR
- a CDS encoding M20 family metallopeptidase yields the protein MATTLPLSLSQSQPSQARETSLHQPLRPTIKALQPELVVWRRYLHQRPELAFKEQLTASFVAEKLREWGIPHQTGIAETGIVAILEGSRPGPVLGIRADMDALPIQEENQVPYRSSHDGVMHACGHDGHTTIALGTARYLSQHPDFAGTVKIIFQPAEEGPGGAKPMIQAGVLENPHVDAIIGLHVWNVLPVGTVGVRSGPFMAAAEFFHCQIFGKGGHGAIPQQTIDAVLVASQIVTTLQTIVARNINPLDTAVISVGSFHAGTAKNIIADTASLSGTVRYFNPELADKLPQRIEEIIAGVCACHGAKYELNYQRMYPATINDPTMAELVRSVATTVIETELGVVPECQTMAAEDMSFFLQQVPGCYFFLGSANSELGLDFPHHHPRFDFDETVLGLGVEIFVRCVERFFAQAKGP
- a CDS encoding energy-coupling factor ABC transporter ATP-binding protein is translated as MPNAIDVQDVSFGWSSQALLLNHCYLQIPAGEFWMLLGRNGSGKSTLMKLLAGLLLPQTGYVHIHQPVGFVFQNPDQQLVMPTVGADIAFSLTNQGLTSAEVRLRVQDALATVNLSGLARRPIYALSGGQKQRVAIAGAIARHCEVLLLDEPTALLDPDSQQELLANVRELVKQRGMTALWVTHRLEELVAADGAVVMERGQVIEQGPPSQLKHLRDYKLSQACC